A single window of Acetohalobium arabaticum DSM 5501 DNA harbors:
- a CDS encoding cobalamin B12-binding domain-containing protein, whose translation MTEFEAISNHIINGNEDKVAELTQKAIDEGLEPNDIIQKGLINGMNQVSQKFKDEDMFVPEVMISAQAMKTGIELVNPLLTKEETSLKGRVLLGTVAGDLHNIGKNLVRIMMESAGFEVIDLGTDVEPKEFAEAVKEYKPDILGMSALLTTTIQQMQKTMGALKKEELRDSVKIMVGGGPVTPDFAEEINADFWAQDAVAAKSAALELVESSPPPKL comes from the coding sequence AGCTATCAGTAATCATATAATTAATGGTAATGAAGATAAAGTAGCTGAGTTGACTCAAAAAGCTATAGATGAAGGATTAGAACCTAATGATATTATACAGAAGGGTTTAATTAATGGTATGAATCAGGTTAGCCAGAAATTTAAAGATGAGGATATGTTTGTACCTGAGGTTATGATATCGGCTCAAGCAATGAAAACAGGTATAGAATTGGTTAATCCTTTACTTACTAAGGAAGAAACTTCTTTAAAAGGTAGAGTGTTGTTAGGTACAGTTGCTGGTGACTTACATAATATTGGTAAGAATCTGGTTCGAATAATGATGGAGAGTGCTGGTTTTGAGGTTATAGATTTAGGAACAGATGTAGAACCCAAAGAATTTGCAGAGGCAGTTAAAGAATATAAACCGGATATTTTAGGGATGAGTGCTCTGTTGACTACAACTATTCAGCAGATGCAGAAGACAATGGGGGCTTTAAAGAAAGAAGAACTTAGGGATTCTGTGAAGATTATGGTTGGTGGAGGGCCTGTAACTCCGGATTTTGCTGAAGAAATTAATGCTGATTTTTGGGCTCAGGATGCTGTTGCTGCTAAGAGTGCTGCTTTGGAATTGGTTGAGTCATCTCCTCCACCCAAATTATAG